From a single Maylandia zebra isolate NMK-2024a linkage group LG3, Mzebra_GT3a, whole genome shotgun sequence genomic region:
- the LOC101479333 gene encoding BPTF-associated chromatin complex component 1 isoform X2, with protein sequence MTSASTKVGEIFSAAGAAFTKLGELTMQLHPVAESSPAGLTKSTVKRKPYEDGATPATSDSPKKVIKKSTLAVARASQGPPAVISVSTAQVVMAAGLQGPPSSQPPLKKQKTADVTLSALNDSDVNSDLVDIEGLGERSNSKKLNNFDQDTLNLDSSLIMNPSDLPLLSR encoded by the exons ATGACCTCAGCTTCTACTAAA GTGGGCGAGATCTTCTCTGCAGCAGGAGCAGCCTTCACCAAACTAGGAGAACTCACCATGCAGCTTCACCCAGTGGCAGAGTCCAGTCCTGCCGG TTTGACAAAGAGCACAGTGAAGAGGAAACCATATGAAGATGGAGCTACGCCTGCAACTTCTGACAGTCCAAAGAAGGTCATCAAGAAATCCACTCTTGCTGTTGCCAGAGCATCGCAGGGCCCTCCAGCTGTTATCTCTGTGTCCACAGCTCAGGTTGTCATGGCAGCAGGTCTCCAGGGTCCCCCCTCCAGCCAGCCTCCTCTGAAGAAACAGAAGACTGCAG atgtgACCCTCAGCGCTCTGAATGATTCGGATGTGAACAGCGATCTTGTGGACATCGAGGGACTCGGTGAGCGATCCAACTCCAAAAAACTCAACAATTTTGATCAAG ATACTCTGAACCTGGACTCAAGCCTCATTATGAACCCCAGCGACCTGCCTCTGCTGTCCCGCTGA
- the LOC101479333 gene encoding BPTF-associated chromatin complex component 1 isoform X1, with product MTSASTKVGEIFSAAGAAFTKLGELTMQLHPVAESSPAGSLTKSTVKRKPYEDGATPATSDSPKKVIKKSTLAVARASQGPPAVISVSTAQVVMAAGLQGPPSSQPPLKKQKTADVTLSALNDSDVNSDLVDIEGLGERSNSKKLNNFDQDTLNLDSSLIMNPSDLPLLSR from the exons ATGACCTCAGCTTCTACTAAA GTGGGCGAGATCTTCTCTGCAGCAGGAGCAGCCTTCACCAAACTAGGAGAACTCACCATGCAGCTTCACCCAGTGGCAGAGTCCAGTCCTGCCGG CAGTTTGACAAAGAGCACAGTGAAGAGGAAACCATATGAAGATGGAGCTACGCCTGCAACTTCTGACAGTCCAAAGAAGGTCATCAAGAAATCCACTCTTGCTGTTGCCAGAGCATCGCAGGGCCCTCCAGCTGTTATCTCTGTGTCCACAGCTCAGGTTGTCATGGCAGCAGGTCTCCAGGGTCCCCCCTCCAGCCAGCCTCCTCTGAAGAAACAGAAGACTGCAG atgtgACCCTCAGCGCTCTGAATGATTCGGATGTGAACAGCGATCTTGTGGACATCGAGGGACTCGGTGAGCGATCCAACTCCAAAAAACTCAACAATTTTGATCAAG ATACTCTGAACCTGGACTCAAGCCTCATTATGAACCCCAGCGACCTGCCTCTGCTGTCCCGCTGA